In one Stenotrophomonas maltophilia genomic region, the following are encoded:
- a CDS encoding queuosine precursor transporter, translating into MSVRPAPVFAPLTPRALVLAVLAMGAVVLLSNVLVQYPINDWLTWGAFSYPVAFLVSNLINRRFGPGPARRVAWIGFAVAVLLSVWVATPRIAIASCSAFIVAQLLDITVFDRLRRGSWWRAPMVATTCSATVDTTIFWSIAFAGSSLPWVSWAAGDLAVKLAIGVCLLAPFRALLWKMAPLRAESAR; encoded by the coding sequence ATGTCCGTGCGTCCTGCCCCCGTTTTTGCCCCGCTGACCCCGCGCGCCCTGGTGCTGGCCGTGCTGGCGATGGGCGCGGTGGTGCTGCTGTCGAACGTGCTGGTGCAGTACCCGATCAACGACTGGCTGACCTGGGGTGCGTTCAGCTATCCCGTCGCGTTCCTGGTGAGCAATCTGATCAACCGCCGCTTCGGCCCGGGACCCGCCCGGCGCGTGGCCTGGATCGGTTTCGCGGTGGCGGTGCTGTTGTCGGTCTGGGTGGCGACGCCGCGCATCGCCATCGCATCGTGCTCGGCCTTCATCGTGGCGCAGCTGCTGGACATCACCGTATTCGACCGCCTGCGCCGGGGCAGCTGGTGGCGTGCGCCGATGGTAGCCACCACCTGCAGCGCGACGGTGGACACCACGATCTTCTGGTCGATCGCCTTTGCCGGTTCCAGTCTGCCGTGGGTGAGCTGGGCGGCAGGCGATCTGGCCGTGAAGCTGGCCATCGGCGTGTGCCTGCTGGCGCCGTTCCGCGCGCTGCTGTGGAAGATGGCGCCGCTGCGCGCGGAAAGCGCGCGGTGA